The genomic segment TAAACTGTATAACTAGATCCAATTACAATGACAGATAGCCACTTTCTCAATTACAACTAACTAAGGAAAACACATACCCTAATACACACTCATGCCCTCACTTCACATGAGATAAATAACTACAATTCTAACAGGAAAATGTATTCAGAATTATATAATATCTATAGCAAAAAATAGCTAATTCCACCATTGAAAACCTGATACATCCACACAAGCATACAAATAGTAAATCCAAGATTCCAAATACAGAGTACTTCAAGCAATGCCTAGATTCTTGACAAGAGAATAATTTCTGACAACCATAAAGCATGGTATTTCCAAACTAACTAATAGGTTACCTGGAGAGCCTCTAAGCATACTGTGTGATTGTTTACTTTTTCCAAGTAATGAAACAAAGTAAGAAGAACACCTGGCTTCTTTTCAGCCTCAATAAAACCTATAAGAAAGCCAATAATGAATTTATAATATTAAATGAAACAAGGAGTTTTGTGTAAAGTTCTTGAGCATACTTCTGACAATATGAAATATCAACACTTGACCATCCTCATGTCATGAAATAATACTCACCTTCATTCATCTCTTTAAGAAGCACTTCTTTAACTTGCGTTGAGGATGGTGAGATAGTGAAAGCTGCTGTCAAACAACTAAAAGAAGCAATCTGTTGAAAAGAAAAGTATCACTGAGGCGTGCAATGAAGTGAATAAAATTATGTAATTGTTATAATCAGAGAGGGAACCATACCAGTAGACCTGTCTGGTCATTTCTGAAAGGGAAACCGACTTCAATCCTTTTTTGTATGGATGTTATAACTGTTGGCAACAGTTCAACAGTCATTCATGAATATCTGTAATACAAAATAGCAGCCCCAATAGCAAGGGAAACTAGTGAGCTAAGAATCCATAATTAACCTTCTTTTTATTTTCACTAATAAGAAGATATGTGTATTAATCAAGAAAGAGAATACACAGCTACTGTACAGCTGTGCTCAACCTTAAATCCAATCTAAACAAAAATTTACCCAATGAAATAATTCTAAATGCACTACAGACTCCCCACCCTCTCTTCTATTCCTCTTACACTTAAGACTTGCCATTTGAAAAACTATTGATGTTTCTGAAagggtttttttaaaaaaaaataagtttcTGAACGGGTCTAATTAAGGATAAGCTCCTTTAAGCCCGTCTGCTAAACCATACATGACTGAAAAGGAACAAGAATAGAAGGAACTGGAGTCTAAATGaattcaaaaatgtcatttcaaGAATTAGAGcagaataatataatatttagccTACTTCGGAGTAACTGGTTTCATCTTTTGTCAACCTAAGCTTGTAGCATGTTTCATTATCTGTTGAAAAATCATAACCTCGAATTTCCAGTCAGTGCataaaatgacaaaagaaaaaaaagaagaagtgaAAATAGTCCTATTAGCTAGAAAGCTAAAACTACCAACTGATTTCTTTTGAATCTAACTAGCCCTCTAGCATCCAGGAGATAACAAATATAGCACTAAGCTCCCAAAGCTCAAACAAGGCTACACCATAAATATGAtgtcaattttattttttgttgcatGATGATGAATCAAAGACTAGTATTGACTAGAAGAGTGGACAAGCACACTCCACCAATGCAATAAAGATATCCATTCTCTTAACAAATCAGAGAAGGAAACAAGCCAAAGGGCTACCCAATGAAACTTGTAGGAAAATGATTTGCACATTAATTGAAAGGTCAAATCAAATACAGCACCTACTCTCTCAGTTCACGCAATTAGAGAAGAGGATGATCGAAAACATAATAACTTCAGTCTATTTAAGATGACTACAAAATTACACTACTGGACAAAACATACTTGTTCTCAGGTTCAGATATcagataaaaaaaatgtattctcTGCTTTTCCATGCTAAGGCTAACTGCAACCCCTCACATCTGAAAACTTCTTATATTTCTTTACACCCCTCAAAGTTACATGAACACATTGACATTCATGCTTGCACAATTGGGAAACTTATTGTCATAACAATCCAAAATTTCAAGAAAGCATTGTTAATAGCAAGCAAAATGTTTCATAGAAGAACCAAATATAAATGCCTACAAACTATAATTATGAAGTCAAATGATTAAGACCAACTTATTTCTAGGCACAGGACAATAAACTAATGGTTAgatacttttttaaaaaaacaaaatcttAGCCTTTATTAATGATGTTGAATTAGTAAGGTTGTCACATagagaaatataaataaatttcaaTGAAATACGTACTTTAGCTTTGCCATTGTGTTCTCCACCAAAGCATTATTGAATAAAAAGCAAATAATAGAGCAGTTCCAGCCATTATTACAGCCACATAATATATTTAACTGTGGTCCTTGCAAGATGTTCGGCCATTTTCTGGCAAAGATCCAACTAAAACACATGTACACGTATGAGGAAAGAAAAGAGGACAAACATAGTATTGTAACACAACTCCtaaagaacacaaagaaggtTTTACAAGACTTATTCTTTTCATCTACATAAATAGAAAGTACATAACCagcatatatcatatcatcatatctATCCATATTACTTAGTTAAGGAAAGAAAAAACAACTTTCTTCAATTAAGGTGTTTGTCAATTTAGTATATATCATTGTTAACACTTGACCAGGAAGAAATTTGAGCCAAAGAACCTTTATAATTTAATGCATTTAAGCTAAACAGAGTTTTCATGGTATAACTGCCCATCAACTAAAGGGAATAGATTTAATGCATCTCTAAACAAGACAAGTTCTGTTATCTGAGCTTCTAAACATCATCATGGAAAATCAAAAGGTTTTAATTACGTAATTCAAAAGAAGAATCTTTAAGATGGAAAAAGAGTAAAGATGGTGATAGAGGGTCATCAAGTTGCTTGCTAGTTCTAAATAAAAAACACTAAtgcaaaataaatcataatgtcAATGTCCACCAACTCCAACCTTGCACTGACAtaatcaaatcaaatcaaatccaATGAACTCTTTGGCCTACGAAAATAAAGTAACTACAAAAGAAGAAGctttaagaagaaaagagaataaaTATGGTTATACAGGGTCATCAATTTGCTTGTTTTGCTAGTTCTGAATTAAAAACACTACtgcaaaataaatcataatcaaatccaATCCATTCAACACTTTGGTCTAAGAAAAAATAGTAACTACTAAAAATTAGCTTGCAACACTAAAAAACAAAGTTAATTCAGCTACCTGTAAATCCTCCATGGTCTCCAATTCACTGCCCATAATATAGAAAACGAAGCCGAATCAAAAAAAGAGAATATGGTCCCCGAAATCACACACGCCAAAAGCAGGCAATGCTCATGACCTTCCATAGCCCAGTTCTCTCCCCTGCTCCATAATATAGAAAACGAAGCTGAACCCAAAAAGAGAAAATGGTCCCCGAAATCACACACGCCAAAATCAATAACCACATGCGTGATCAGAACTTCCGAAGATGGAGCTGAACGACTGGAAATGCCGAAGAGTCGATCGTTGTAGACAGAACAGTGGGCTGACTTCGGAGACACCGTAGGCGATCGGAAACACCGTTGATGATCGTAGGAGTCAAACAAGTATTTTTTCCTTGGAAACACATTCGATGATAGCAGGCGATAAAATATTGTTCAGAGGTTTGGAAATAAAAAAAGGAGAGGAAAATAACAAAGTAAAAGGGTAGAAGACAGAATACGCGGGTTCCAAAAATTTTGTACCgccaaattattttttctttgccacctattattttattatttgatgtaccataatacttttttaatagtATTATATCCATGTGTTATGGAAAGGGTTATTTGGTGTAGTGGTTAAAATATGAGATTAAGGGTCCTGGACTCATAACTGAGATTGGTTTTGGTTAGGGTGCTTGTTACGGTTGAATTTTAAGGTTTTGGCTGCGAAGAATGCTGAGAAAACTTaaaaaattctgggttcgtggagGCACGCTGCGACCTAGCTTATGGGCATTGCGGTCTGCATGCATAGAATGCCCTGGGAGGGCTTACTGACTTAGGGGTGCGCTGTGATCTTAGGGGGCATGTCGCGCCCCGCCTCCCCTCCAGAAGCTTGAGGctgtgcctctgacttgaggcgcgtcGCGTCCCTTAGGGCCAGGTTGCGTCCCTCCTAGAGAACTTTGGCCTATAATAGCTATAGGGCTTGGGAAGGCTTGGGGGTTGGAACCGAAGCGCTCGTGATGaaatctactacccagtttagtagaatttgaagtCCCAGAGGTTAGTTTTTGTTtcctaaatatttatttggattacAAATTTATGGTTACCCATTgatcttgtgactaggtttatcactaaggatcatgctcgagaccGTTCTTAATTCTCCGCTCGGGATTTGAGGTCTGCACCattgtggttgtgaacgggactgaggttcccaataacTGAGTACACGTACTATGTAATTTTATGACTGTTATGTTATATGAGAAtgaatgacctaagagtgtcagggctgatgataagcgtactgaacgctactctgcctaagcgagctggggtcagctagataaacagagggctcggcctaagcatGCCACCTTGAACATTTGTTTAACTAGCTAAAATATGAACTCGAGATTATATGTTTACCATTGGTTAGTTTGATGTTCGTATTGTGTTATATAATTGAACTGGTTGAGTTCAGATTAATTGAATACTACTGTTTCTATATGTGCTTGCTATTTATTGTTTTCTTGTCGGGCCTTCGCTCATGGGTGATACGTTGTGCAGGTAAACGCAAGGGGAAGTGTGGATGCTCTATATTCCACGCCCTTAAAAGATCAAAGACGcgcgctaaggtcccataaaggcctaagTGAGTGTTAGAGCCACTGCCTCGTCCACGCGAGGCCGTGTCCCTGCCGCCTCGTCCACGCGAGGCCACGCCGAGGCCCAGCCGCGAGGCCGTGTCCCTACCGTCTCACCCACGCGAGGCCACGCCCGAGGCCCAGCCGCGAGGCTGTGTCCCTTCCGCCTCGTCCACGCGAGGCTTCGCTCGAGGCCCAGCCGCGAGGCCGTGTCCCTGCCGCCtcacccacgcgaggccatgctgcCTCAGCTGTGTGAGGCCCTTGTCATCGCCCAGCCGCGAGGCCGTGTCCCTGCCGCCTCGTCCATGTGAGGCCACGCCGAGGCCCAGCCACGAGGCCGTGTCCCTGCCGCCTCGTCCACGCTAGGCCACGCCCGAGGTCAGCCGCGAGGCCGTGTCCTTGCCGCCTTGTCCACGCGAGGCCACGCCTAAGGCCCAGCCGCGAGGTCGTGTCCCTGCCGCCTCATCCACACGAGGTCACGCCCAAGGCCCAGCCGCGAGGCCGTGTCCCTGCCTCCTCACCCACGCGAGGTCATGCTGCCTCGGCCGTACGAGGCCCTCGTCATGGACCAGCTGCGAGGCCGTGCCACCCTCTTGGCATCTCGTGAAGGCCTCTCCCAAAGAGCTACGTGTGTGAGACAACCTCGCCCCAATGGATCTCTTCCCAAGGCCCCGCGTGCATGATGACAGTGGTCGTGGTGGCCCACAAAAGACAAAAAgagtacgaacaaggtacctcaaaaggggtacgtacatgcctgctaGGATCAGGGGACGAGCTTGACACCTgtgcccgacaagtagtggtggttgGGAATGGTACAaagagtggctacaccaccaccacgtctctgacacccaTACAAAGCGAgtggtggagtcatgaccgggtacaaaagctgaggtgctcccatggacTCTGGctgtgtaccagagccgacaccactacacctgataccactccccTGATAGTGTACTTATGCATagattggtcccctggaccacaatgtatcaggggccattagagcccaccaTAAAATGGACTCCACTTCCAtttgggagggggttggaaaatttactgtagcaagtgcatcttagtgaatgaaaattgatttctccattgttctgttacaattgttcttagagttgatacttagATTTTGAGAGTTTTTCTTTGCATTATCTTAGCTCTGTGATTTTTccgacttaacttagttgacgagttctcaccgtcaacagtttggcgccgtctgtggcaacttaagttccaagctactgttctaccgttacttccagcaagaagaaatgccaagacgttcaaagcgactcagggagccacgagaggtggaggtccaccttaataGAGTCCAGCTGAatgcctccatgaaggatccccctccacccagagaggtggagcccccaagggaccctgaggttcacgaggttGATAGAGAGGCCTCCTCACCGGGCGTCCCGCCTGTagagagtcctccaagagcaccaccgggaaatgctaacGAGTTCCCGCTCCCTAGACCACcccaagtaccgaactccggccggcaggacccgggcccctctacgCGTAGGCACGATAAGCATCcctgggtccattccgtgagctcgagtttgaaatctcgattctatgaagaagaaatacgtgagctccaccgtaagaaccaaatgTTGGAGACCAccatggagaacatgcaagaggtgctgaatggcctattgcagaGTAAGTCTAgtgtgaccttgcctaagaggaaggagaaaggtcgggagggggtagagaccaccgtacaagtagatgatgggaggacacgacactctaccagtaacaccccccgagcgaagcaatgcgaacatcctgaaccaccgaagctgccccagaaaccagagccaaggaccaacgctgcccctcgcaacgaggatgaggtcacctctaagagagcaccctcggacttacgggaggagctcaacaaaaagagggcaggtaaagggaccacaccccctatggcgcctcgagagggcaagggaaaggcggatcttaacccatccgctttgagggactctctaagcaagaggaggcaggacctggacacagaaatgaggagcctgcgaagcaagatcgttaCCGCCTCTGGCGGTcaggcttttgaggaagagttcgaccatgagtcgcccttcatgagggagattcaggccatccagctccctgccaactttaaggaacccaatatgacgccctacgaaggaagcacgaatccaaagtaccacctagacgcgtttaacgacctgatgaaattGAGAGGAATTGGCAGtggagccagatgccactgcttcgccgTCACATTGAAAGGTCCCGCATACAAAttgttcaaaagattaaggccggggtccatcaggtcctggctgtagttttctgatgaattcctccaacaacaccacgccgtgcgggactacacgatgccaggcaccagcctggccaacgtgaagcaaggggaaaatgagtgcttgaagagctacattcacaagttcaatatggaggccgcgaaagtggggagcccaACCcaccgagagttaaaaatggccattacagttggagtgcgcccaggaagcaagCTGTGGGaaaacatgttgaagagggaggtcaccgacttagatgacttctacgagagggcgtAGAAGTACAT from the Humulus lupulus chromosome X, drHumLupu1.1, whole genome shotgun sequence genome contains:
- the LOC133806301 gene encoding uncharacterized protein LOC133806301, whose translation is MTVELLPTVITSIQKRIEVGFPFRNDQTGLLIASFSCLTAAFTISPSSTQVKEVLLKEMNEGFIEAEKKPGVLLTLFHYLEKVNNHTVCLEALQVRAASVTCFAGITSSIFFSLAKEKHDFILSAAVSIDYVFLTCFSWKLIICRLVYAL